The following nucleotide sequence is from Zea mays cultivar B73 chromosome 1, Zm-B73-REFERENCE-NAM-5.0, whole genome shotgun sequence.
ttccgttgcaacgcacgggcactcacctaataAAAGATAGAAATAGAATGCAGGAAGCAGTGAAATAATACTATTTGCACGAGCTAGCTTGCTAGTTTTAGGGGGTTAAAGACAAACCACAGATGGCTGCCTTCATTGTACTCCTATATAGATACATACAGCGATGCATATTTTCTTCAGTTAATTGTGGACACATTACACTTGCACATGCCTAATCTGTGACATGTTTGATGCCCCACGGCCACTAGCTCCCCACGGCCACTAGCTCGTCTTTGAGCGTCTTCGTGTTGCCCTCGTGCTTATTGCTCCCGGCCTTCTTCAGCGTCTGCGACGAAGCAACGCGTCAGCTAATTCGTCAGAGGTTGCATCAGACGCTAATTAAGTATGTTGAGCTAGGCACGGCGCGCGGGACAACGACGTGCACGTGCTAAGAGAGACAGAGACACTGACCTTCTTGAGCAGCATGTCCGTCTGCCGCTCCATCTCGCGGATCTGCTCCACGGTCATGCCGTACCACTCGTCGATCCACGCGAAGCACAGCCGGTGGCATGCCAAGAACAACGCCCTCTCCCCCTGCATGCGTCAACGAAACGCACGGCGCGCATTAGCTTCTGGTTCGTCTCAACGACGAAGGGAGGAGGAGAGATCTCTGAACTTGTGGCAATCTATCACTATCAGCAGTATTCAGCAGGGCGGCGTTATATACTTATATATCTATATCTGCGTGACTGCGTACGTACCGCAATGATGCAGTCTTCCAGGCGTTCGCCGAGGCCCCATATGGGAGCGTCCATGGTCACCAGCTTGTACGTGGTCATCACCGGATGGCACGAGTCCTGAAGAGAACAGCATATGTCCATTGGGCATTGGCACATACGAATTGAAAAAAAAAAATCTGTGTTGCTTGCTCCGTACCATCCATCCCTTGAGAAGAGGGCCTCGTTCTGTCCGCTGTGACTTGAAGGCAGTCAGGTCGACGCTCGGAGCGCCGATCGCCTTGCTCCAGTAGTCCCGCGACACGGAAGCGATGTCGATGATCTCGACTTCTCTCGCGGCTAACTGCTCGCCGCTCAAACCGTGCGCCTGTATGCACGCACATTAGCTAGCACGCTCTTATTGATGACCTTctcattttttttctttctttcctgACAGTGGATtctaaagaagaaaaaaaattgatGGTCAAAGAGAACTGACATTTTCAGAGCAACCGTTGTCGGGCCTGGTGACAGTGTCAATGGTGAGTGAGCACTTGCTGAAGAGCGGGCACTGGTGGTGACAAATAAAAATGGCAAacgaaggagagagagagagccaaaTTAGTGACTGGAGCAGGTGTTCAGTTACCAAACCAAAGCAGGGTCAGGTTCTAGGTAGCGCTTCTGAATACCTTGATCACTAGCGTGCGGGCGAGTCAGAATGGATGGAACCCGCGCCGCCGTTCATGGAAACACAATGGGGGACAAGTTGAGAGAACATTCTCAGCCACTGGAATATTTACATTTCATTACATTACAGAGTCTGTCCAAAGGGAAAACTGCTAACCTGTTCTGCTCTTTGGAAACGCACACCACGAGTCCTCGTGCACCGCGAGGGCGCTGGCAGGTGCAAAGCCCTTCATCCATGACGGAATCTTGCTGCACATAATCTGACTTTTTAAGTCAAGGTTCCTTATACAATTTTGGTATAAAAAAAACAAGCATTCATGTATTCGATAGAAGCCTGATCGAGTAATTATGCTTCTGAAACAGCTTTAGATTCATTTATATATATAAAACTGTACAAAGTAGGTAAAAAAAATACGTGTATCTGTGCATCGCATCGAGTGATAAAAACCAAACCTTTGCAGATGATAAACTTTGGAAGTGAAGTGGCCCTTGCCAAGCTTGGCATCCTCGTGGAACGGGGCCTGCTGCAGCACCTCCACGCCCTCCTTGCTGTTGGTGTTCTGCTGCTCCATCTTCATGATGGTGTAGCTCAGCCCTATCTCGTACTGGCGACGAGGATGATTGCTTTGTGTCAGTTCGTTTTATTTGCCGACGACCCAATTACTACTCCAGAACGCAAAAGCTAGCATCATATTCATACGTACGTACCTCTTCCATGGACATGGGCATGACGATCCGGCTTTCGTCGCGCGAGATTCGAGTCAAGGTATATACGCGCAAATCCATACAGCAAAATTCAAACGCGGGTACCAAAATTAAACACTGCTGACACAACACAAGAACTTCGAGGGGGGAGGATACAACTCTTTGATCTGAACCATGGCGGAAGCAGGAGTACCAAGGCAAGCAAGGCCGATCGACAAGTTGGATGGTTTCCTGAGTTGAGGGAGGGAGGCCTTTGCCTGTTCTCCTGTTGTTTTTTTGTTTGTTGCTTGATGAAGAAAGGCAATGGACGTAGCGAAACGAAAGAACGATTTCTAGTCTCCAAGCTTTCTTACGCAACTCCCCTCCTGTAGATGTGGAATCCTATATATTCTCCTAGCTAGCCTagcatatactccctccgtttctttttagttgtcgctgaatAATTTAATTTTGCACTATCAGCGACAACTAAAATGAAACGGAGGGAGTAAATTGCACGCGCAACACGTACTCGCACACAAGTTCAGACTTGGGAACCGGTGAAACGGAACGGATTTTTATTATCCTCCGAGTGCTGAACCGAAGTTTAGTTTTAGGAGGACGGACGTGCAAAAGAACCCCCTGTCTACATCGAACGTACGAGCTGTTGAACTATGAGCCTGTGAGCCAGGTGGGCAGTTTACGAACGTCACCGGCTACCTCTACTACCTTTACGAAGACGTATCTGGCAGTTGATGGAAAAGGGTAGATGCCGGCATCCACCCGGCCGTCCACACGCCTCCTTTCGGGCCTTTCGCCAGGGGGAGAACACTTGGCCAGGAGGAATTTATGCCTTGCAGTTCAACTGTTGGTTGCCTGATCTAGTGGCCCGAGTTCGTTGCAACAGCCAACAACAGGGACCGTCGACTCGCGGAACAGGCTTCAGCTCACGGCTTGTGAAATAGCAGCCAGAAAGCGAACGAACTATATAGTGGTGTTAAATGGTCGTTGTATTTTTTTTTA
It contains:
- the LOC103634487 gene encoding phosphatidylinositol transfer protein 2; the encoded protein is MVQIKEFRIVMPMSMEEYEIGLSYTIMKMEQQNTNSKEGVEVLQQAPFHEDAKLGKGHFTSKVYHLQSKIPSWMKGFAPASALAVHEDSWCAFPKSRTVIKCPLFSKCSLTIDTVTRPDNGCSENAHGLSGEQLAAREVEIIDIASVSRDYWSKAIGAPSVDLTAFKSQRTERGPLLKGWMDSCHPVMTTYKLVTMDAPIWGLGERLEDCIIAGERALFLACHRLCFAWIDEWYGMTVEQIREMERQTDMLLKKTLKKAGSNKHEGNTKTLKDELVAVGS